A genome region from Naumovozyma castellii chromosome 5, complete genome includes the following:
- the NCAS0E04210 gene encoding uncharacterized protein → MTDANLFNYSFNSINNSTAAITANIDDNSCFQYLSPFYADNPPVETTTNNNNNNNLVGQHDPYFVDDNQSIFTDTTIDNNNIDNLQRNGLYSRPVLIHDKNNNSTDTLILQNPHPPPPPSLPLDNDDIHSFNNDDNDNDNVTIPTSTTSHSDLNSNSTSNTKSINITNSISINDHNRLHHPFTTNHDQIQNHDRNTIKTSTLNNMDYQSFLESYCFYNPSSMLGQRQVDTGGNNNNSSPNNKNVNDEEINIHVETTPTSSTGNGSTLSPNEFLGDSLLSSTPPILHRDMIDGRFSHHPLFFYFLKLYIKYMVKPYIFLFLHKFFFFQFQF, encoded by the coding sequence AACTGCAAacattgatgataattcatGTTTCCAATATCTTTCTCCATTCTATGCAGATAACCCACCAGTGGAAACAACAactaacaacaataataataataacctGGTGGGTCAGCATGATCCATATTTCGTTGATGACAATCAAAGCATATTCACTGATACAACaatagataataataacattgATAATTTACAAAGGAATGGTTTATATTCAAGACCTGTACTGATACATGATAAGAACAATAATTCCACAGATACTTTAATATTACAAAATCCTCATCCTCCTCCTCCGCCGTCGTTGCCCctagataatgatgatatcCATAgttttaataatgatgataatgataatgataatgtaACGATACCGACATCAACAACGTCTCATTCAGACTTAAACTCAAACTCAACTTCTAATACGAAATCTATTAATATAACGAATTCAATATCCATTAATGATCATAATCGTTTACATCATCCATTCACCACCAATCAtgatcaaattcaaaatcatgATCGAAATACAATCAAGACATCTACTTTAAATAACATGGACTATCAATCATTTCTAGAATCATACTGCTTTTACAACCCATCAAGCATGCTAGGTCAAAGGCAAGTGGACACCGGTGggaacaataataacagtTCCCCTAACAACAAAAACGTTAATGATGAggaaataaatattcatgTGGAAACTACACCTACATCAAGTACAGGTAATGGAAGCACATTATCACCGAATGAATTCTTGGGagattcattattaagCTCAACGCCACCGATACTTCACAGGGACATGATCGATGGCAGATTTAGCCACCATCCTctctttttttatttcttaaaacTGTATATAAAATACATGGTTAAACCCTATATATTTCTGTTTCTGcataaatttttttttttccaatttcaattctag